The DNA window atttattattattattatattgaaaacaggtGAGCAgaatttttcagctttttttgataaatagaagaacagaatttatctgaaatagaaatcctttgtaacattataaatgtctttatcgtcatgcttggtcaatttaaagcatccttgctaaataaaagtattaatttctacaattctacaataaataaaaattaaactgactccaagcttttgaatggtatagtgtatacatgttacaaaatcttttatttcaaataaatgctgatctttagatctttctattcatcaaagaatcctgaaaaaattactcagttgtttgaaatattgataataatataaataatgtttcttaaacaacaactcagcatattagaataattcctaaaggatcatgtgacactgaagactggagtaatgatgctgaaaattcaggtttgatcacaggaataaattacattttaaaatgtattcaaatagaaaacagttattttaaatagtaaaaatattttactgtttttgctgtactttggatcaaacaaatgcaggcttgctgagcagaatagacttctttaaaaaacattacaaatcttactgttcaaaaacttttgactggtagtgtatgcactATACACTCTACCATCTAAATTGTTCAAAATGTTCTAAATTATTACCATACGAAGGGGTTCGACTTAGTAATATAGCACAGTGTGTAACATTTTGTTTTCAAATGCTGATGTCGCAGCCATGAAATGAAAAGCACCATAAACGTAATACAAATATTCCAACTGTGCATCTCCAGTAATATGATTTACCCTGTGTAGCGAGACATTTGGCATTTCATACACCTTGGATTTCATACGGTGGCAGATGATTGGATGAGGGCGACACTTTGCCCACGGCCTCCTCTTTCATGTTTCAGCGGTCTCTGGAGCCTCCTTCAACACTGTAAGACTGAATCCTTTAGGCTCTTCTTCAGAAGCAACCACTTCAGGAACATCACTTTCCTTTTGACATTGTTCTGAAAGGCTTTGGGCTTTGGTGGTGTATTTCATACTGTATTTACTGAGAGAAAGAAGTATGTTTCTCCAGGTGTAAGTGTCACTTTGATTTCTCACTAGGATTTGGCATTAGAAGGAAAAAGGGGTGTTAAGATAAATCATATTACCTCATTTTCTGAGGAGAAATGTCTTTTTATGTCATTTAGTCATTTTGATGTGTGTTGTGTCTTACAGGGAGGCTCCATTCAGAATAGGAAATCGAAGCGTTGTTTGGAACTGGTGGAAAGTGCTGAAGTGGATCATGGATATCAACTCGCCCTTCAACAGTGCAGCAGCCAAAAATGGACAATTACCAACATATTGCCTGGGAAAGTTCTATAGGTGTGGTGTCGTATCACTAGATATGTGGTGGACTGAGATACAGAGTCCCTTTACACATCAGCTAGAGGAAAGGGTGCTGTTCTCTGTTATTTAACACTGTAAACATCTTCATGTCTTGTGTCAGACCTCAAAACCAACATGGAACAAGtgtcaaacatttattttggccaAAAGAGATGGCTGGTTTAAGAGAtgctttaagggatagttcacccaaaaacgaaaattctgtcattatttgatCACGTTTTCCATTTTTTCGGTGAACTACTCGTGTATTTAAGCATTTGGTAGTTTTGCTACTGTGTAGcgcaaatttaaaaagtttttttttctcaggtttGTGAATGATGATTGTGATTATTTGACGtggaaaatattttataaatgtaaatagtctttctaaagaaaataataaagactTTTAACTCATCGTTCTTGAATTTTACATTTGACCATCTAAAGCTGGGTAAATGGCTTTCAAGAAGTCTCAATTCATACAGTTTCTCTATTCATATGAAAAGAGTTTTCTGGCATTCACAGAATTAAAGCGTCACATTCACAGTAGAGTCAAATTCATTACTGCTTGTGGGAATTTTTCTGTTCTTCTATTTTCTGTCTTCTCATCTCCTGTGGGACAAAACCATCATTTTAATCAAAGTCAGCAACACTTGACATCCTCACAGAGCTCTGAGCTATTCAAATCCCTCAAATCTCTCAAACACAGACACCCACGTTGCTTTAACAAGGAACAACAGCTTCACGAGTCGTTCTGTCATTTCTGTTTTCTAGAAAAGAAAGGGCGAAAACGTTGGAACGGTTGGAACCCCAAAGACAGAACTAGAGATTGTTGTTTGTTATATTTAAAGCACTGAAGTGTTTCTGTATTTACGCTGCTTAAACAATTGTCAAACTCTAAACATCTCCTTGACAATCTCTTGGAAAAGCAACTTGCAAAAGCTACATCCCCTGAGATGGGAAATCTAAATGAGTTTTAGAAGTGCATTTGTCAGGAAGTCTCCAATATACCTGCATCCTTGAAATTGCTTGtattgatttaaaaaacaaaacgaaaaaacaCATCCACACTGAGACTGATCATATGAAACAATTTCTCATCTTCCTTCCATTTCTGCAATTCCACACCTGTCAGATATACAGTTTTCCTCCTGAGATGATAAAACTCCTATTTCGACTGACCTTCTGAGGAGAAaaatgaacatcttttatgttggAAAGAAAAATGGTGAATGCAGTTTGgttcttttaaaatatttcacatttgtgaGGGAATAAGGGGTTTACTATTTCTATTATTCAACATCTTTAGACTGTAAAGTTGTAAAACTTATGTCACAATTTGGatgtactactaaatacattgttctgctaaaatatgctgtctaaaccatggggaaaagctgctaaatcatatgaaGAAAGAATGCATTATTTTGACaagctaaagttaataggtggcaaagatacatacgagcggtattaattaagatattagcctaatatttcactcaCCTAAATGGAAAagatgttgtcaagattcttggcctggaaatcctggttcagtttggccaaccacaaccttttgttcctcaggcagttttttgcactctgtaatactccagatgtttttcctggtctgactgattagtacagcccaaaacatgacaataattgaccattttcagcagcaataatcagcaaaatatgtgtgtttcatttggttcagtggcattgtttacattcagtgccaccaatatagcCGACTGATGTCGTGTGGTGAAAACACTCTAAAACACTGCAGTCAGACTACAAACAGTTCACTACATCCATACCTATGGCCTTGATAATGAAACCGTGGAAAATCATCACCCTGTCCTTCTGTATTTTACTGCTGAGTAACTAGAAGATTTAATTTAGCAGTATAAATTCTGGCCATGATCATTAATCAAAGGTATTAAGGCGGAACTGTCCCCGCTTCACTGTCTCATTGATGAGAGTATTAGAAGTGTGAGAAGCCCAGAGCTTTTTCGAGAGCTTGTTATCAGGCCTGGAAAGTGTTGGGTTAGCACTTCTGAACCTCATAATCCCACAGGCTGAGAAGCAAAACCCTCTGAGTTTATTAAATTACAGTATTCTCCCAAGAACATTTCACTATCTGCTAGTGCTTCTACACAAAGTGTTGTGGAAGTTGAGCAAGCAATTAGAATACTGAGCATGGAGAAAATGTGTTTACCTCTATTATACAATATTTTTGAAATGTTGGTCGTGTTTCTAGGTCAATTGTTTTGTACATTGTAAGATGTGGTCATGTACCGTATTCAGTAAATTTTCACAGTGAAATACAGTCCTTTTAATAGGAAATATAGCTgaaagcagcaattaacgggccAAGCATCGGAACAACTGCAGCAGTGAGTAATTGAGGCTATTTTTTTAAGATGGCTGAAAAATCTGAATATGATTTAATGGTTATCACTTCTGAACAATGGGTggtgctgttatcaaatcgatgtggtgtgttctgtgtgaggtgacaatggcacacgcaggttggtgtcaatatgtcaaagctttgcagagatacagtttCAGACGTAGTCTGGCATCATGCCTCAACTTTGAAAAAGCAGTTTTGTCTATCgtcacaaaatccataactttttgtcagcacagtctgaagatgctCTGATTCAATTTTAGTAAAAATCAGACCAAcaatctaggaggagttcgaaaaagtaggttttcaacataaatcaaaatgacggacaggaagtttggctaactgtggcaaaattggtatctatgttttcGGCATGACCCAAATAATatattgagaccagtttcattacaataggctaatataCTCAAAagttattagtgtttttaaaatggttaatgaatggtttagtactcttgaccaataggtggcgctgttaccaaattgatgtggcttGGTTGACAATGACACAAAGTTTGGTGCCAATATGTCAAAGTTtagcagagatacagcctcagatgcagtttggcatgatTCCAGAAAATTCGTTAATGCGTTAAATGATACACAATAGGCTACTATACTCAAAagttattagtgtttttaaaaattttattattaatggttaatgaatggtttaacTCTCTTGACCAATAAGTggtgctgttaccaaattgatgtggtgtggtcAGTTTGAGGTAACAAtgacacacacaaagtttggtgttaaTATGTCAAAGTTtagcagagatacagcctcagatgcagtttggcatgattccagcaaatttgttgatgcgttaaatgataATCATTTTGTATATCGACATATAATCCATAACTTTTTATCAGCATGGTCTGAGGATGATCTGAGTGAAATTTGGTGAAAACTGGACCAACGGTCTAGggggagtttgaaaaagtaggttttcaacacaAATTAAAATGACGAACAGGAAGTCTGGCTGACTAAAATTAGTATCTATGTTCGCAGCATGACCCATGGAATTTATTAAGACCAGTTTTATCACAATAGGCTAATATACTCAAAagatattagtgtttttaaaaactgtattattaATGGTAATGAATGATTTAACTCTCTTGACCAataggtctaggaggagttcaaaaaTATAGGTTTTCAACACAAATCAAAATGACGAACAGGAAGTCTGGCTGACtaaaattggtatctatgttcttggcatgacccaaggaatatattgagACTTTGAATATATTGCTGTTATTGAGATAttgagtttcattacaataggctaataactcaaaagttattagcatttttggaaatttcattatAACTTTTGCCACAAAACTTGGGcatcagggcatggtgccgaaaaCTGAGTTTTGTACAGATATACCaatgtgttcataaaatatagcattttatgacaaaattcaaaatggctgacacccaaaatggctgatataGGAAAATTGGGCATGCTGTACCGGATCTTAGATTTTTTGCCAagccattcagaagttataaccaaaaatagccacttttcatatctcctgaccactaggtggtgctGTGCAGAAACTTTGCAGGTATGGTATGGTTATAAAACACAAGTGTTGGTCTCAATATGCTGAAGTGTTAcagagatatagcctcaaatACATTATTGTGTGTTTTTCGTCAAATTCGTTTGAGCGTTATTcgagaacagtttgactaatcaacttgaattccaaaactttttgccagcatggtctaaagatgatctgagccaattttggtgaaaatcagacaaagtaaGTTTTTCGAACTATTAAAAACCTTGCTATTTTTACGTTTAAATGCTATTAGCATACacatgagtgaaactttggacaagtggtggcgctagacaGTTTGAGttacttgctatggttaatgttgagactgtgctctatctgtgtgccaaatttcataactttcctgcaagcgcttatgggctgccatagacttccagagcggaagaagaaaaagaagaaaaatcgaGATTGAGAATTTTACATAAGAACGAAAGATTACAAGAACGGGTATTCGCAACAGGTTCAAGTTGGTGAATTTACTTCGTTGCTCAACAGAAAGCTTGAAAGTGATATTGTGAGTTGTGCTTAAATACATCTTTACACTATTGACAATAAactatggtatttttttttttgcctgtgaAATTCTGCTAATAGCGCACTTTAACGGACTAGATTTGTATTATCAGGAGCTATATCCAACAAACCACCATTAGAATCCATTTAAAAGAGTATAAAAAGCAATATTTTCTCAGGAACGCTATATAGTAACTTTAGTTAAGATAATTAGCTTACATTATTACCTcatattatgtttattttgttcaaaatgGCATGAAAATATAAGAAACCTTAATACCTTTTTCACAGACTTACTGTGGTGTTTTAAATGAACCTCGGGAGGCTGAAAACTATTGGTTTAATGTTTGCTTACAGGcctgtgtttaatgttttaacGTGTATCTTTAATGTAAATAAAGATGTTTTCTATTGAACAGACAGTTCTATAAGAGATTTTGGAGTTTTAAAATTCAGCTGCTCAACTAAATGAGGTAAAAGCGTATGGTTTTTAATTCTCTTTCACGGGCGAGAAACTAGCCAGTCCCATCTGGTCCACTCAGACATTTCAAGAAGCATATTGCTATTCGTTTGTATATTTCACTATTGGCGCCATCTGCATTAATGAAACTGAGACAAAAGGAAATAATGACAGTTCACACAGTCATATGTTGCTCAGCGTTCCTGCTGTGGTGGATAATGGAGCAGAAAAGAGTTCAAGCTTGATTAAATGGATTCGCTAGCAACTGTGAAACTATTTCTGAAGGATGCTGGCTGGAAATCGCAACAGAAGGCAATAGCAAAATTCTCTAATTGCCATCGGTTTGACGGAGAACAAATTGTTTTAGTTGAAAAGACCACACCAGAGATCTGCAAGTAGACACTGTTGGCCCCGTTTAATATGAAGATGAAAATCACAGCCGAAGGCAAGAGCCTTACTTAAGGTTTGTCTCTTTTTATGCATTCAACACATTTCCAACCAAAGAGGACATATTCAAATGTGTTATTTCAGCAGTAATTAAGGTTAACCAACCTATAAAAGTCCAACAAACTAAATGTAATGGACTTTTTATGCATAGCAAACCTTGAATATCCCATAATTTATGTTTGGTCTACTCTTCAAATcctttactgtttttgttttcgCAGTGATCAGCCTTAAGGTCCCAGACAGAGAAGTAAACATTTTCAGAAGAGCAACAGGGAATAGTCAGATTTCACATGGCTGAAGCAATCGATTCATTCAGTGCAACGAAGAGCGCACCTACCCACAATGCCGTCTGTCCTGACTTTGGCCTGGAGCGGGTTTGTTTCATTTGACATGCTTGGCAGGTCAGTGAACTGAGGTCTTTGGCGCTTGCGAGCTTCCTCCTAGCTTTCACTCTCCCATCAgctcaaaaactacaaatattGACAAGAAACGGCTTCGAATTTGGCCGTGTAGGGATTTTGGGGGGAATGTGTGCCTTCCAGTGGATATCGAGAAAAAATACACGCAAACATGGCATGGCCAATGCTGCCTCCTCTATATCCTAGAGTAAACCTTTCCTGCCTTGAGCGAGAGATCTGCCTCAACAACAAATGCCAAAGAAATAAACAAACCCCTGATAAAACTCTGGACAAGTCTTGAGAAAACCAGCTGGAAGAATAACCAGAGCAGCACCTCAGACTTTTCAAGAATAGCTCTCAAATCAAGAGGATAGTCTTGAGGAGGATCCAAATACCTCTGGAAATCAGCAGGTTGCTCAGATGCTTAACTTTTGCTCAAGTCTGTTGTTTGTGTGAATGAGCCGTCTGAGAGCCACACAAAATCACAGGCCCGGTGAAATGGCTAATATACAATCTTTTTGTTTATACTTTATTGTGTATCACTATTTTGCTTACACAGAGAGTGTCTCCACTCCTGGAAGCTTCTATGATTTACGTCTCAGCTTGTTTCACAACAAGCACTTCAAAGTGAAGTTTTatggtgttttcttttttttttacgttttgtaACATACAGTTCACTGGCGACATCTGCTGTTCATGAATAACCTCTCAGTTTCTCCGTATGTTTTTCTATCTTACAATGGGTTAGACAACAGCGCCACACACTGCTTTCAAGATATTATTTCAGTTATGATGCAGAAAATgtcataattatatttaataaatctatTTTAATTGCTTAAATGTATTCCTAGGATTCGTTATTTCAATAATTAATGTGACTATTGTTAATTATGTCTGAATGAATCATATGTGAGTCATAAGGGCTCatgaattttgaaattgagatttatacatcatatgaaagctgaatttcggtgatgtgtggtttgttaggacaatatttggccaagatacaactatttgaaatgatatgagaaaatcgcctttatggtctgaataaagttcttagcaatgcatattattaatcaaaaattacgttttgatataccctggaaatccagagatctcgcgagagcacaatttgaattgtctctgcaaaaCAATAGATTATTTattagattagggtctggatttttccaggctagttttgatatatttacgttaggaaatttacaaaatatcatgggacatgatctttacctaatattctaatgatttttggcataaaagaaaaatcgataatgaaccatacaatgtatttttgtctggttttgtggtccagggtcacattttacaaaatatttacacCCATTATCTTGTTAAATAGTGTTTTGTCCTGTGCAGACTTGTGCAGATATTTTTGACATTTTACCCAAACAAAACGAATCTATATCGGAACTATCTAACGATTGTAAAAGATCAGGGGACACGTTTACAGACGCGCAAGGTTCAACGCTTCCGGTTCACTGTTGGCTTCTGTCAAACGGGTGAAACAAGTTTAGTTTTTTAGGAATACAGCTCTTTTTGGATATGTCTCATGTATTGAGGACACTTGCCACTGGAGTTTTTAGCGTGCAGAGAGCTGTGACCGTCCTGCCAGTCTTGCGTCCCGTGAGCGCCGTGAAAATCGGAGGACAGCAACAGCGGAGCCGCAGCGATGGAGTGAAGGACAGTGAGAGTCAGCCGTTTGATGAGTCCCTCCTTGAGTTTCTTGTGTGTCCACTGTCTAAAAAACCTCTGAGGTATTATTGTTCATCATGCATAATGTTAACTTATTACCTAACAGTAGTTGTATAACAGTGatgttatacactaccagtcaaaagtttttgaacatttttttcaagtctcttctgcttaccaaacctgtatttatttgatccctagtacagcaaaagcagtaatattgttaaatatttttactacttaaaataactgctttttatctTAAtagattcctgtgatcaaagctaaattttccacatctttactccagtcttcagtgtcaagtgatccttcagaaatcatgctgattgctgtttaagaaacatttttattattatcaatatttaaaacagttgagtaaattttctTTCAGGATTTTTTCATAAATagaaaagatccaaagatcagcatttatctgaaagaaaaagcttttgtaacattaaagcTGGGAGTCGGTGTgatttttttggagagaagttttagaaattaatactgttatttagtaaggatgcttcaaattgatcaaaattgatggtaaagatttataatgtcacacaagttgtctatttcagataaatgctgttcttgtactttttattcattagataaacctgaaaataaaatatactcagctgtttttaacaaaaataataataataaaggttttttgagcagaaaatcaaaatattagaatgatttcatttcttaaggatcatgtgactggagtaattttgctaaaaaaaaaatcacctttgaaattacaggaataaatggaccacaaaaccagtcataagggtaatttttttataaattgagaTTTAACATATTCtgatgctgaataaataagctttccattgatgtatggtttgtttggataggacaatatttggccatatttaaaatattccatatttaaaaatctggaatctgagggtgcacaaaaaatcaaaatattaagaaaattgcctttaaagttaagTTTAGgttccaaattaggttcttagcaatgcgtattacaaatcagaaattacgtttttatatatttacagtaggaaatttacaaaatatcttcatggaacatgatctttacttaatatcctcaaaatttttggcacaaaaaaattgataattttgacccatacagtgtattttcggctattgctacaaatatacccgtgctacttaagactggttttgtggtccaggggtcacgattacattttaaaatatattcaaatagaaaacaattatttcaaatagtaaaaatatttcaaaattgtgctgtttttgctgtacttcggatcaaataaatgcaatcttggtgagcagaagagacttctttaaaatc is part of the Garra rufa chromosome 25, GarRuf1.0, whole genome shotgun sequence genome and encodes:
- the pyurf gene encoding protein preY, mitochondrial, translated to MSHVLRTLATGVFSVQRAVTVLPVLRPVSAVKIGGQQQRSRSDGVKDSESQPFDESLLEFLVCPLSKKPLRYDEKSNELINEELGIAYPIINGIPNMIPQDARMIHKSGATEKPTES